One Symbiobacterium terraclitae DNA window includes the following coding sequences:
- a CDS encoding recombinase family protein has product MALTTTAVLVLVAIYIRVSTEDQARRGYSIPEQRAACLEMARRIAEQEEQRLGRPVQLQTVEFVDTVSGELLERPELDRLREFVRQQRPHAVVCLDPDRFSRATYAAIIVANEIENAGTALRFVQHDYQKTPEGRLFFTLRLAIAEYDKAKLLERSTRGKRGKIQAGGLPTGLNMFGYQYDRLTQEVRPHPVEARWVQQIFLWAAEGLGVQQIANRLNEAGVRTKRGGARWYRGTVAKILRNRGYIGELQVNRYDARGIGVQRQLPKTRRTRVLTQAERPREEWVTIRIPPLITRELWDEVQAVRRTNPRRLAQQRDGLLSGLMACGYCGGPVHYRPHKTLGHAICCANRYPYQRDLKRPEPPCRELPHQPVRPIEEYVWRQIELVLTDPEYLAQYIADRQRRRQQKVPSLATGLQRELSLLEDQLQAKLLEQGRILAVVASGAVDPQVAEAALKPYLEQIASLRERISDLKHRIALVADSEQQYQRTVEQATDLRTALGQEVDAVRRNLARLGHRGKQLLVRKLVERVVVFREQRVEVDFLA; this is encoded by the coding sequence ATGGCGCTGACAACCACAGCTGTTCTGGTGCTGGTGGCGATCTACATCCGCGTGAGCACGGAGGATCAGGCGAGACGCGGGTACTCGATCCCGGAGCAGCGAGCTGCCTGCCTGGAGATGGCCCGACGGATCGCCGAGCAGGAGGAGCAGCGCCTGGGTCGCCCGGTGCAACTGCAGACCGTCGAGTTCGTCGATACCGTCTCCGGCGAACTCCTCGAACGCCCGGAGCTGGACCGTCTGCGTGAGTTCGTGCGGCAGCAACGGCCTCACGCCGTTGTGTGCCTCGACCCTGACCGGTTCTCCCGGGCCACTTACGCGGCGATCATCGTGGCGAACGAGATCGAGAACGCAGGCACAGCCCTGCGGTTTGTGCAGCACGACTACCAGAAAACGCCTGAGGGCCGGTTGTTCTTCACCTTGCGCCTGGCCATCGCGGAGTACGACAAAGCCAAGCTCCTGGAGCGCTCGACCCGGGGGAAACGCGGCAAGATCCAGGCCGGCGGACTGCCCACCGGGCTGAACATGTTCGGGTACCAGTACGATCGGCTGACGCAGGAGGTCCGGCCCCACCCGGTGGAGGCCCGTTGGGTTCAGCAGATCTTCCTCTGGGCGGCGGAAGGACTCGGCGTTCAGCAGATTGCGAACCGGCTGAACGAAGCCGGCGTCAGAACCAAACGTGGGGGCGCTCGTTGGTACCGGGGCACCGTGGCCAAGATCCTGCGCAACCGCGGGTATATCGGCGAACTGCAGGTGAACCGCTACGATGCCCGGGGCATCGGCGTGCAGAGGCAGTTGCCGAAGACTCGGCGGACACGGGTGCTGACGCAGGCAGAGAGGCCCAGAGAGGAATGGGTGACCATCAGGATCCCACCGCTCATCACCCGGGAGCTGTGGGACGAGGTACAGGCGGTCCGGCGCACGAACCCGCGCCGCCTCGCGCAGCAGCGAGATGGTCTGCTCTCGGGCCTCATGGCTTGCGGATACTGCGGCGGGCCTGTCCATTACCGGCCGCACAAGACCCTCGGTCACGCAATCTGCTGTGCCAACCGATACCCGTACCAGCGTGACCTGAAGCGACCTGAACCGCCCTGCAGAGAGCTGCCGCACCAACCTGTCAGACCGATCGAGGAGTATGTCTGGCGACAGATCGAACTGGTGCTGACGGATCCAGAGTACCTGGCGCAGTACATCGCGGACCGCCAGCGCCGGCGCCAGCAGAAGGTGCCCTCGTTGGCCACCGGCCTGCAGCGGGAACTGAGCCTCCTCGAGGACCAGCTCCAGGCGAAACTCCTGGAGCAGGGACGTATCCTGGCCGTTGTCGCCAGCGGCGCAGTCGATCCGCAGGTGGCCGAGGCTGCGCTCAAGCCGTATCTGGAGCAGATCGCTTCGCTGCGGGAACGCATCAGCGACCTGAAGCACCGCATCGCGCTTGTGGCCGATTCCGAGCAGCAGTACCAGCGCACCGTCGAACAGGCGACTGACCTGCGCACCGCTTTGGGCCAGGAAGTGGATGCCGTTCGCCGCAACCTCGCTCGACTCGGTCACCGCGGCAAGCAGCTACTCGTTCGTAAGCTGGTCGAAA
- a CDS encoding manganese catalase family protein, whose product MRVTGAECRDGNIITDLYSDIAAELRARDLYLHLANIVQDPGSRDTLIFLGNREEAHAASFARALESIKGTIELPKEWFTHPYINSSPGTYQAFLDKYAPLAVPPPLTYPPQFPYPYPTQFPPQQAGGMP is encoded by the coding sequence GTGAGGGTGACCGGGGCCGAGTGTCGGGATGGAAACATCATCACGGACCTCTACAGCGATATAGCCGCCGAGCTGCGAGCGCGGGACCTCTACCTGCACCTGGCCAACATCGTGCAGGACCCCGGCAGCCGCGACACCCTTATCTTCCTCGGGAACCGAGAGGAAGCACACGCTGCATCCTTCGCCCGCGCCCTCGAGTCGATCAAGGGGACCATCGAGCTGCCCAAGGAGTGGTTCACCCACCCGTACATCAACAGCAGCCCGGGAACGTACCAGGCCTTTCTCGACAAGTACGCCCCTCTGGCCGTTCCCCCGCCGCTCACGTATCCGCCCCAGTTCCCCTATCCGTACCCGACGCAGTTCCCGCCGCAGCAGGCCGGAGGGATGCCCTGA
- a CDS encoding DUF1259 domain-containing protein yields the protein MSSRKRSVCNRCARLARIVDGTPACIDGACLIQLLRSDLSPTILGQRSRSPLVLPVFFSIERSDEEGRTLNLGEAVLRQSEVNRVISVLRRNGIVVTALHNHWLFEQPRLMYVHWEAVSDPERFLRASLEALEAAGVETRPLVADEI from the coding sequence ATGTCCAGCCGCAAGCGTTCTGTCTGCAACCGTTGCGCGCGCCTGGCCCGGATCGTCGACGGCACCCCGGCCTGCATCGACGGCGCTTGCCTGATCCAGCTCCTGCGGTCCGATCTGAGCCCGACCATCCTGGGGCAGCGCTCCCGCTCGCCCCTGGTGCTGCCGGTGTTCTTCTCGATCGAGCGGTCCGACGAGGAGGGCCGGACGCTCAACCTCGGAGAGGCGGTGCTGCGGCAGAGCGAGGTCAACAGGGTCATCTCCGTCCTGCGGCGGAACGGGATCGTGGTGACGGCCCTGCACAACCACTGGCTCTTCGAGCAGCCGCGCCTCATGTATGTCCACTGGGAGGCCGTCTCCGATCCCGAGCGGTTCCTGCGCGCCTCCCTGGAGGCGCTGGAGGCCGCAGGGGTGGAGACCCGGCCGCTCGTGGCCGACGAAATCTAA
- a CDS encoding helix-turn-helix domain-containing protein: MLHDVFLDPELTLEQKGLFTLFSVLAARGEPLSITNVVARSGLSAKTVRGHLKVLEAKGFISVVTSAQDRRERVVLPVGSNEERCEAMIKAIIRRIAQARSRIRDEGSKESIGETLMKEWLNLLIALNIYTDNARPGFLINPLSGDVLEYDRWYPTARLAFEFQGPHHFRTTTLQADPDALARQVTNDLVKLGLSQRNGITLVEVHPADLRLDRVLKLIPPGTPLRPLHGLEKVIRFLEEECAKYRRQFGVRG; encoded by the coding sequence ATGCTGCATGATGTCTTCCTCGACCCGGAGCTCACCCTCGAGCAGAAGGGGCTGTTCACGCTCTTTTCTGTCCTCGCTGCGAGGGGTGAGCCCCTGAGCATCACAAACGTGGTCGCCCGCTCCGGCCTGAGTGCGAAAACGGTCCGCGGGCACCTCAAGGTGCTTGAGGCGAAGGGCTTCATCTCCGTGGTCACGTCAGCACAGGACCGCCGGGAGCGCGTGGTCCTGCCTGTCGGGAGCAACGAGGAGCGCTGCGAGGCCATGATCAAGGCCATCATCCGCCGCATCGCCCAGGCCCGGAGCCGGATCCGCGACGAGGGCAGCAAGGAGTCCATCGGCGAGACGCTCATGAAGGAGTGGCTCAACCTCCTCATCGCCCTCAACATCTACACCGACAACGCCCGGCCGGGGTTCCTCATCAACCCGCTGAGCGGCGACGTGCTGGAGTACGATCGATGGTACCCCACGGCCAGGCTGGCGTTCGAGTTCCAGGGTCCGCACCACTTCCGTACGACCACGCTCCAGGCCGATCCGGATGCCCTCGCGCGGCAGGTGACCAACGACCTGGTGAAGCTCGGCCTTTCGCAGCGAAACGGCATCACGCTGGTCGAGGTTCACCCCGCCGACCTGCGCCTGGACCGCGTGCTCAAGCTCATCCCACCCGGCACGCCCCTGCGGCCGCTGCACGGGCTGGAGAAGGTCATCAGGTTTCTCGAGGAGGAGTGCGCCAAGTACCGCCGGCAGTTCGGCGTGCGAGGCTGA
- a CDS encoding COX15/CtaA family protein gives MKSLRLVSLTNTVVMFLAVIWGAWVTSSDSGDGCGAHWPLCKGTFMPDWDYAAIVEFGHRVISGLAGLLSLILLVWIFRALPADGRLKRLAFGTLFFVSFQGALGAAAVLRPQPDLVMALHFGFSLLCFTFALLVTVALGDLARGAAQLGSAATVPPEGAVSPEFRSAVWGMAVYTYLVIYLGAYVRHMGASMACTGWPLCNGELWPTLYGPVGANFAHRLGAALAVLLVIRLWFIARRTAPRIATAGHAPPRADLRRAVNWALVLMLAQVASGALFPLGYLNLLTQLLHTSLIAGFWGVLSYLCYLTLPAGRPAVAVSA, from the coding sequence GTGAAGTCACTCCGTCTGGTCTCTCTGACCAACACCGTGGTGATGTTCCTGGCGGTGATCTGGGGCGCCTGGGTAACCTCCAGCGACTCGGGCGACGGCTGCGGCGCCCACTGGCCGCTGTGCAAGGGCACCTTCATGCCGGACTGGGACTATGCGGCCATCGTCGAGTTCGGCCACCGGGTGATCTCGGGCCTGGCAGGCCTGCTCTCGCTCATCCTGCTGGTGTGGATCTTCCGGGCGCTGCCCGCCGACGGCCGGCTCAAGCGGTTGGCATTCGGCACGTTGTTCTTCGTCTCCTTCCAGGGCGCGCTCGGCGCGGCGGCGGTCCTCCGCCCGCAGCCCGACCTCGTGATGGCCCTCCACTTCGGCTTCTCGCTGCTCTGCTTCACCTTCGCCCTGCTGGTGACCGTGGCGCTCGGCGACCTCGCCCGCGGCGCAGCGCAGCTGGGGAGCGCCGCCACCGTCCCGCCGGAGGGGGCGGTGTCCCCCGAGTTCCGCTCCGCCGTCTGGGGCATGGCGGTCTACACGTACCTGGTCATCTACCTGGGCGCCTACGTGCGCCACATGGGCGCGTCCATGGCTTGCACCGGGTGGCCGCTCTGCAACGGGGAGCTCTGGCCCACCCTGTACGGTCCCGTGGGTGCCAACTTCGCCCACCGCCTCGGTGCGGCGCTGGCGGTGCTGCTGGTCATCCGCCTCTGGTTCATCGCGCGCAGAACCGCCCCGCGCATCGCCACCGCGGGCCATGCCCCGCCCCGGGCCGACCTGCGCCGGGCCGTCAACTGGGCGCTGGTGCTGATGCTCGCCCAGGTGGCCAGCGGGGCGCTGTTCCCCCTGGGCTACCTCAACCTGCTGACGCAGCTTCTCCACACCAGCCTGATCGCCGGCTTCTGGGGAGTGCTGAGCTACCTCTGCTACCTCACGCTGCCGGCCGGGCGCCCGGCCGTGGCGGTGAGCGCCTAG
- a CDS encoding GNAT family N-acetyltransferase — translation MGPISFRRLTEGDLPLMHRWLNTPHVMRWWNSGGQTMAEVAEKYLPYITGAAPTEPYLFLCEDTPVGYIQTYRINHWPDYARHIGVDDDTAGLDLFIGQPEFVGQGLGPAVIRAFLREVVFGSFGARSCVIGPAEDNHAAIRAYAKAGFRFWKRAVVPGESTPEYLMRITVADLAEERATP, via the coding sequence TTGGGCCCCATCTCGTTCCGCCGCCTGACAGAGGGCGACCTGCCCCTGATGCACCGCTGGCTGAACACCCCCCACGTGATGCGCTGGTGGAACTCGGGCGGTCAGACCATGGCGGAGGTGGCCGAGAAGTACCTTCCTTACATAACCGGCGCAGCGCCGACGGAGCCCTATCTGTTCCTCTGCGAGGATACCCCCGTCGGGTACATCCAGACCTACCGCATCAACCACTGGCCGGACTACGCCCGGCACATCGGCGTGGACGACGACACGGCGGGCCTGGACCTCTTCATCGGCCAGCCCGAGTTCGTCGGCCAGGGGCTGGGGCCGGCGGTGATCCGCGCCTTCCTGCGCGAGGTGGTCTTCGGCTCGTTCGGTGCCCGCTCGTGCGTGATCGGCCCGGCCGAGGACAACCACGCGGCCATCCGGGCGTACGCCAAGGCCGGGTTCCGCTTCTGGAAGCGCGCCGTCGTTCCGGGGGAATCTACGCCTGAGTACCTGATGCGAATTACCGTTGCAGATCTGGCGGAAGAACGAGCTACGCCATAA